The Arthrobacter sp. NicSoilC5 genome has a window encoding:
- a CDS encoding triose-phosphate isomerase family protein, producing MSLPAKNPQAIIGVSLKMYFGYARSVDYCRDVASIAFAHPAVQSGDIELFVLPVLPALPEAARILGPAGAAAGAQDIFWEDEGAYTGEVGGRTIAELGGRYAEVGHAERRRIFGEDDRTIGLKTAAAYRNGLTPVLCVGELQQGSVEEAVAQCTAEIDAALNRASSLAPAGRTIVAYEPQWAIGAPEPATPEYISAVTTGLDAHLRSLPGQDTSRVIYGGSAGPGLITQLDPAVAGLFLGRFAHDPKALKTILDETAARLETAEVAA from the coding sequence GTGTCACTTCCTGCTAAGAACCCCCAAGCCATCATCGGCGTCAGCCTGAAGATGTACTTCGGCTACGCCCGCTCGGTGGACTACTGCCGCGACGTCGCATCCATCGCCTTCGCCCATCCGGCAGTGCAAAGCGGCGACATCGAGCTCTTCGTCCTGCCCGTCCTGCCGGCACTGCCGGAGGCCGCAAGGATCCTGGGCCCCGCCGGTGCCGCCGCCGGCGCCCAGGACATCTTCTGGGAAGACGAAGGCGCCTACACCGGCGAGGTGGGCGGCAGGACCATCGCCGAACTCGGCGGCCGGTACGCCGAGGTGGGCCATGCGGAACGCCGCCGGATCTTCGGCGAGGACGACCGGACCATCGGGCTGAAGACCGCAGCCGCCTACCGCAACGGGCTGACCCCCGTCCTGTGCGTCGGTGAACTGCAGCAGGGGTCCGTGGAGGAGGCCGTCGCCCAGTGCACGGCGGAGATCGACGCCGCACTGAACCGCGCGTCGTCCCTGGCGCCCGCCGGCCGGACCATCGTCGCCTACGAGCCTCAATGGGCCATCGGCGCCCCGGAACCGGCCACACCGGAGTACATCAGCGCCGTCACCACCGGACTGGACGCGCACCTGCGCAGCCTCCCGGGCCAGGACACCAGCCGCGTGATCTACGGCGGCAGTGCCGGACCGGGCCTGATCACCCAGCTGGATCCCGCCGTCGCCGGTTTGTTCCTGGGCCGCTTCGCCCACGACCCGAAGGCGCTGAAGACCATCCTGGACGAAACCGCGGCGCGGCTGGAAACAGCGGAGGTGGCGGCATGA
- a CDS encoding ribose-5-phosphate isomerase → MSAKLRLVIGADDAGFDYKEALKADLEASELVESVTDVGVDASSHTPYPSVAIAAAELIAAGKADRALLVCGTGLGVAIAANKVPGVRAVTAHDSFSVERAILSNNAQVLTFGQRVVGLELARRLAKEWLTYTFDESSASAEKVALIKDYEGVTSC, encoded by the coding sequence ATGAGCGCCAAACTGCGCCTGGTCATTGGAGCCGACGACGCCGGTTTCGACTACAAGGAAGCCCTGAAGGCCGACCTGGAAGCCTCCGAACTGGTCGAATCCGTGACCGACGTCGGGGTGGACGCCAGTAGCCACACCCCCTACCCGTCAGTTGCCATCGCCGCCGCCGAACTCATCGCCGCGGGCAAGGCCGACCGGGCCCTGCTGGTCTGCGGCACCGGGCTGGGTGTCGCGATCGCCGCGAACAAGGTCCCCGGCGTCCGTGCCGTCACAGCGCACGACAGCTTCTCGGTTGAACGCGCCATCCTGAGCAACAACGCCCAGGTCCTCACCTTCGGCCAGCGTGTCGTCGGCCTGGAGCTCGCCCGCCGGCTGGCGAAGGAATGGCTCACCTACACGTTCGACGAAAGCTCCGCCTCGGCGGAGAAGGTCGCCCTGATTAAGGACTACGAGGGTGTCACTTCCTGCTAA
- a CDS encoding dihydroxyacetone kinase family protein: MTRLFNEPSAFADEMIEGFVASHGRWVRRVSGGVVRNTKSTPDTVALVIGGGSGHYPAFAGLVGQGLAHGAAMGNLFASPSAQQVYNVARAAHNGTGVLLGYGNYAGDVLHFTQAKEKLRREGIDCRSIAVTDDVSSAPIEEHTKRRGIAGDLTVFKVAAAAAEAGYGMDAVMEIAERANHRTRSFGVAFTGCTLPGAETPLFSVPEGRMAVGMGIHGEPGIGETDIPTADELAELLVGKLLTEVPDGIEAASARLVPILNGLGSVKYEELFVVYRRVAQLLAEAGLEAVDPQVGELVTSFDMAGTSLTLFWLDDELEALWNAPADAPAFRRGAVTAEALEETAGETADVELSVPEATAESQAGACRVLAALGAAKDVVDANAAELGRIDAIAGDGDHGIGMERGVRAAVQAAADAVGRGAGAATTLYFAADAWADKAGGTSGALWGMALRAVGDAVGDSKAPDAGAVAAGVAGAAAAIMDFGKAKVGDKTLVDVLVPFRDALTAGVEGGKSLADAWDVAATTAQQAAEDTANLLPLMGRARPHAEKSLGTPDAGAVSMALIVRAIHNTLSQNTTIKENA, encoded by the coding sequence ATGACCCGCCTGTTCAACGAACCGTCAGCCTTCGCTGACGAAATGATCGAAGGCTTCGTCGCCTCACACGGACGCTGGGTGAGGCGTGTTTCCGGAGGCGTTGTCCGCAACACCAAGAGCACCCCGGACACGGTGGCACTGGTTATTGGCGGCGGCTCCGGCCACTACCCGGCCTTCGCCGGACTCGTGGGCCAGGGCCTGGCTCACGGCGCCGCCATGGGCAACCTTTTCGCATCGCCGTCGGCCCAGCAGGTTTACAACGTGGCCAGGGCCGCCCACAACGGCACCGGCGTGCTGCTTGGTTACGGAAACTACGCCGGTGACGTCCTCCACTTCACCCAGGCCAAGGAAAAGCTCCGCAGGGAAGGCATCGACTGCCGCAGCATCGCCGTCACGGACGACGTTTCCTCTGCCCCGATCGAAGAGCACACCAAGCGCCGCGGCATCGCCGGAGACCTCACCGTCTTCAAGGTAGCGGCCGCTGCCGCGGAGGCCGGCTACGGCATGGATGCGGTGATGGAGATCGCCGAACGCGCCAACCACCGCACCCGCTCCTTCGGCGTCGCCTTCACCGGCTGCACCCTCCCAGGCGCCGAAACACCGCTGTTCTCCGTTCCCGAGGGCCGGATGGCGGTGGGCATGGGCATCCACGGTGAGCCGGGCATTGGAGAAACAGACATTCCGACGGCGGATGAGCTCGCCGAACTGCTCGTTGGCAAGCTCCTCACCGAAGTGCCCGACGGCATTGAGGCCGCCAGCGCCCGCCTAGTCCCCATCCTCAACGGCCTGGGCAGCGTCAAATACGAAGAGCTCTTCGTGGTGTACCGGCGCGTGGCCCAGCTGCTGGCTGAGGCAGGCCTGGAGGCGGTGGACCCGCAGGTGGGCGAGCTGGTCACCAGCTTCGACATGGCCGGCACCTCCCTGACCCTCTTCTGGCTCGACGACGAGTTGGAGGCCCTCTGGAACGCCCCCGCCGACGCCCCGGCTTTCCGCCGCGGCGCCGTCACCGCCGAAGCGCTGGAGGAGACGGCAGGCGAGACGGCCGACGTCGAACTTTCGGTCCCGGAGGCAACCGCTGAATCCCAGGCCGGTGCGTGCCGTGTCCTCGCGGCGCTTGGCGCCGCCAAGGATGTGGTGGACGCCAACGCCGCCGAACTGGGCCGGATCGATGCGATCGCCGGAGACGGCGACCACGGCATCGGCATGGAGCGCGGCGTCCGCGCGGCCGTGCAAGCCGCGGCAGACGCCGTCGGCCGCGGTGCCGGCGCTGCCACCACCCTGTACTTCGCCGCCGATGCCTGGGCCGACAAGGCCGGCGGCACATCCGGCGCCTTGTGGGGCATGGCCCTGCGTGCGGTAGGCGATGCCGTGGGTGACAGCAAAGCGCCCGACGCCGGTGCTGTCGCCGCCGGCGTGGCAGGCGCCGCCGCCGCGATCATGGACTTTGGCAAGGCCAAGGTGGGCGACAAGACCTTGGTGGACGTGCTGGTTCCGTTCCGGGATGCCCTGACCGCCGGCGTGGAGGGCGGAAAGTCCCTGGCCGATGCCTGGGACGTTGCAGCCACCACTGCCCAGCAGGCTGCCGAGGACACCGCCAACCTGCTGCCCCTGATGGGCCGGGCCCGGCCCCACGCCGAGAAGAGCCTGGGCACCCCTGACGCCGGCGCCGTGTCCATGGCCCTGATCGTCCGTGCCATCCACAACACCCTCAGCCAGAACACCACCATCAAGGAGAACGCATGA
- a CDS encoding MFS transporter, whose translation MDTTQSVVEKSAIRKVAIRLVPFVALMFFINYLDRTAISFAGPNGMNKDLALNAAQFGFASGVFFIGYILLEVPSNLALHKFGARRWLARIMVSWGIVSLLFTWVANVEQLYILRFILGVAEAGFFPGAILFLSLWVPARHRSKILALFYLAQPLTTVIGAPLAGILIQQHGLFGLEGWRVMFLGVAIPAILIGIVSWFYLADSPAKAKWLSAEEKTWLTGALEKEKNETAAGNKHVSVRTVFGNGRVWMLSLIYFGFIYGLYALGFFLPTIISGFEGVYGTKFDVFQKGLITAIPYLPAAIALYFWSKDATKRGVKTWHIAVPALVGGLSIPLALFAGSPAATIAVITITAMAIFAALPNFWTVPTQFLTGAAAAAGIALINTVGNLAGFSAGYITGWLKDWTGDYTVPMFVVGGFMLLSAVLMVALSRSGRVTEGIRSEALDPAGAGQHAEP comes from the coding sequence GTGGACACCACACAATCGGTGGTCGAAAAATCCGCAATCAGGAAAGTGGCGATCAGGCTTGTCCCGTTCGTCGCGCTGATGTTCTTCATCAACTATCTCGACCGCACCGCCATCTCTTTCGCCGGCCCCAACGGCATGAACAAGGACCTGGCCCTGAACGCCGCCCAGTTCGGCTTCGCCTCCGGCGTCTTCTTCATCGGCTACATCCTGCTGGAGGTCCCCTCCAACCTGGCGCTCCACAAGTTCGGAGCCCGCCGCTGGCTGGCCCGCATCATGGTCAGCTGGGGCATCGTCTCCCTGCTGTTCACCTGGGTGGCCAACGTTGAGCAGCTCTACATCCTGCGCTTCATCCTGGGCGTGGCCGAAGCCGGATTCTTCCCCGGCGCCATCCTCTTCCTGAGCCTCTGGGTTCCCGCCAGGCACCGCAGCAAGATCCTGGCCCTGTTCTACCTGGCCCAGCCGCTGACCACCGTCATCGGCGCCCCGCTGGCCGGCATCCTCATCCAGCAGCACGGCCTCTTCGGGCTCGAAGGCTGGCGCGTGATGTTCCTCGGCGTTGCCATCCCCGCCATCCTCATCGGCATCGTTTCCTGGTTCTACCTGGCCGACTCCCCCGCCAAGGCCAAGTGGCTCAGCGCCGAGGAAAAGACCTGGCTGACCGGCGCGCTGGAGAAGGAAAAGAACGAAACCGCCGCGGGCAACAAGCACGTCAGCGTACGCACCGTCTTCGGCAACGGCCGCGTCTGGATGCTCTCCCTGATCTACTTCGGCTTCATCTACGGCCTTTACGCCCTCGGCTTCTTCCTGCCGACCATCATCTCCGGCTTCGAAGGCGTCTACGGCACCAAGTTCGACGTCTTCCAAAAGGGCCTGATCACCGCCATCCCGTACCTGCCGGCAGCCATCGCCCTGTACTTCTGGTCCAAGGACGCCACCAAGCGCGGCGTCAAGACCTGGCACATCGCAGTACCGGCCCTGGTGGGTGGACTGAGCATCCCGCTGGCACTCTTTGCGGGAAGCCCGGCAGCCACCATCGCCGTCATCACCATCACGGCCATGGCCATTTTCGCCGCGCTGCCCAACTTCTGGACGGTCCCCACGCAGTTCCTGACCGGTGCGGCAGCGGCAGCCGGCATCGCCCTGATCAACACCGTGGGCAACCTGGCAGGCTTCAGCGCCGGCTACATCACCGGCTGGCTCAAGGACTGGACAGGCGACTACACCGTGCCGATGTTCGTGGTGGGCGGCTTCATGCTCCTGTCCGCCGTCCTGATGGTGGCGTTGAGCCGTTCCGGCCGCGTCACGGAGGGCATCCGGTCCGAGGCCCTGGATCCGGCCGGCGCCGGCCAGCACGCCGAGCCCTGA